caagggtgggtttttccgttgttttctcccgactccgatgaccgattgagcctaaattttcacaggtttgttatttgatatagaagttgtggtacacaaagtgtgggccttgaacaacactgttaaccgaaagggtccaatggctttaagttgggatacacctaggaggaagaatactggtctttgacaataatattaccaaacgtgtaccttccctttagtgAACATAATGCACACAGGCTACAAATTTACCCGAAGATGCACTGCAAAGCTTTGACGTTATAAGACAGTGTGAGACTCCTTTGAAGAAGtagagttttaaaggcagtggacactattggtaattactcaaaataattattggcataaaacctcacttggtaacgagtaatggggagaggttgatggtataaaacattgtgagaaacggctccctctgaagtgccatagttttcgagaaagaagtaattttccacgaatttgaattcgagaccccagattttagtacttggggtctcgaaatcgaccatctaaacgcacacaacttcgtgtgacaagggttattctttcattattatctcgcaagttctcgatgaccgattgagctcaaatgttcacaggtttgttattttatgcatatgttgagatacaccaactgtgaaggctagtctttgacaattaccaatagtgtccactgcctttaatctttgaggaataaataataaagttataTTTATAGGGCATTACATATTTAGATTTGGGGCTCTGACTTGGAAATAAACACCGGTAAGATGGATGCTTTTGTTTGGAAGgagctttgttttaaaaaatagaccGAATAATTATAACTTGCGACGGGCCCTGTGAAACCCCATATCAAATTGAACAGAGAATAATGTTCATGTGGCAAAACGAAATAATTTCCCCTTTGCTGTGAAAAGTTCCGAGTAAATGCTACGGGAGTTTCATTTCTTGTTTTATTGGACAACAGGTGGCTGggtatattgggtgcgttcgattagcttccccgggtcgaccccggtgtgtgacgttttctttttccaggacgaacgtgtgcagataattacccacgttcgtcctggggaaaaaaaccgccacacaccggggtcgacccagggaagcgaTGTGGCCTCCACGTATGATTGTGAGCGCCCTCAATGTCCCTGAAATAATTCACACCAAATAGACTTGCTCCAACTGttgcaaagaaaaaataaccagTTTACCGTGAACTAAAAGTACAACGCCGGTTGCACGTAGGACTAGGCAAGTTTATGTGTGGGCTCGGTCACCATTCAAACACGTGATAATGAGAAAACAATAGAAAACGACCTGCCATAAAGTGCCATAAGTGGCATCCAACAAATCTCGTGACTAGTTCTTTCGTAAAGTCTCTCCAGCTCACGGCAACGTCTTTGCAAACATGGCCGAAGAATTTCTTCCAAAGTTGTTCAGGTGAGTAGAAGAATTTTCGCCCCTCAAAGTCTAACCTAACTACTGGGACTAGACTGTGTTGTGACTGTTGTTGTGTGGTCTTTCAACTTGTGTAATATGTATGACTGTGAGTGTGAGAGTTCATGAGTTTGAACTTACATTAGAACCACTGTCCCCGCTGTGCTCTGTGTCTGTGTGTAATGTTTgtgtgggaaaagtttccgtatggcgccaccactttttcattcgatatgaaataatatagtatctaatctACCTCaacaatgagatatccctttttgtaaaaatgagtgaaaaagtggtggcgccatacggaaagttatcccaaaaaTTGCCTTAGTTAgcacgaaatttcttccttgataaaaatagtattaccaaccaaatttccatttgttgcatattgcttgttactggtattcagctgttgtttgcttatcatgataattacgtggaaatttggttggtaatcctgtttttatcaaggaagaaatctcatgctaagcaaatttgtgtgcttggcagctctatgaaattgggcccagaccatgaagtggaggtagaaatagccagaccatggaggaagtagccccataaatcggccCCAGCAGTCAGCACCATTgatataatttataaaaatctTTCGTTGTTTTTTTGTCGGGTTCCCTTTAACCAGTTATCAATAATGTGCTATCAATTGCTACTATTGGTTGTTGAAGGAACCCGACTTATTATGATATCATGTGTGCACACTTCCAAACCGAGCAAGTTGTCAAGATCTTTGACAAAATTCACTTTCAAAGTTTATGATTTGTACCCGAAATGAACCTCATCATAGTAGGACTAGGAGTAAGCAGTGGGTACTGCAACGATCTAAATGCTAAACAAATAGATGTTAATTTGGAtaactttttacaaaaagggatatctcaacATTGAGGTAAATCAGATACTGTATTATttaatatcgaatgaaaaagtggtggcgccatacggaaacttttccgttaaATTTACAAAGGGATAAACAATACcactttattttgttcttccgttgttattgttgttgtagttacatcgatGCGCATCAAGATGAATACGTGGAGCGCCTTGCAACCGCTGTAGCCATTCAGAGCGTATCTGCATGGCCAGAGAAGAGATCCGAGATCAAACGGATGCTTGAAGTTGTTGCTAAGGTATGGCAGGTTTCTTCcctcccaatttcatagagctgcttaaagcagaaaaaaaaaatcgtacaACTTCctgtttagcagaaatgagcaggttaCCGGTCATAGTTTATACAtgcgacatggtattttgggtggtaaccttgttctggtaagcatttgtgctctatgaaattgggcccaggctatCAAGCCgaataaaacaaacatgcaGATTGCGTCCCGATACTTCAGGGCTAACACACAATtagttgtggggttttttttatgggggagGGGGCCTTGAAAATACCCTAGATTGCTCATTAATAGGGCTTTTTTAAAAGCATTGGCCTAACcaatatgattatgaattacacaaatcaagatgTGCTTTAGTAAATAGACGACAACACTTacattctagtcattgtgaaatcagcggtaggatttgaacccacaaccttgtgattgttAGTCCTGCAGTCCTAACCACTTGACAACAgtaacagtcgtagccgtagctgccaCCATTTTGTCTTGTTCCCAGTCTTCAAGCAACTCTAAATACTGGTTTTCCTTGTAAGCACAGTAAGGGATCAATCTATTtatgtaggtggcaacggcccctggtaAAATAGATTGttgcccacaccttgaagtggccttcaggccttgtgtgtcaggcaacTTGCATAAATCAAAAAGATGGCTGCatgatttattgttttctctCCTCCCCCGTACAAAGGACCTCCGTGAGCCGTCTGTTGGAGCGACGATCGAGCTCATCGATGTCGGAACTCAAGAGATGGAGGACGGACAGGTCATCCCACTGCCACCCATCCTACTGGGTCACCTGGGCAACGACCCCAAGAAGAAGACTGTCTGTATTTACGGTCATCTGGACGTTCAGCCCGCTAAAAAGGTATTACTTTATTTAGTTTTTCACAGTATTCACAGTTTGTTTGTGTTGACGGTGCTTAGTTATTGGAAGGGAGACCTTGAGCCGTTCTCAAACCTTAGCTTTGCCTCTGGCTCCAGGTTCTCTCGGATGTTCGAAACCACCACTGCATGCAAATAAGTGTATGCAATTTGCACAacacaatttaattatttaggaCCTACAATTTTTAACTTTGGTATCTTCAACCTTGTTCTCAAAATCCATCATACTCTACCTCATTCTCAGGAAGATGGGTGGGATACCGATCCTTTCGTCTTGACCGAAATCAAAGGGAAAATGTACGGCCGAGGCTCGACTGACGACAAAGGACCAGTGCTGGCGTGGCTGAACGTCATCGAAGCCTACCGAGCGTTAGGGCAGGATATTCCTATCAACATCAAGGTAAGAGTTAGACGAGGAAACTGCGAGAAAAATTTCAAAGATATTTTTGGTGGATGAAACGGGCTGGTATTCCTCCtgctttagtctgatttccggtATCATGCGTCATAAAATGATAtcttcccggccaatttcagcaaaaaagttattcaatttcatcctgggtggcacggttggcttgtgcgtaaagcgctcgcctctcaccaaggtgaccccggttcgattcccagccagggccatatgtgagttgagctgtgcgttggttctctgccgtgccacgagggttttccagaccatccgattttcctccctcgggaaaaatcaaatacTTTTGAtattggctgtgctccgtggtcataatggatTGATGTGGCTGACAGCCAaaggcacccttgcatgcctgcttctcgaacacgttgtagccgcgccCTTCGCAATTCaactcttagctgcgagtaaggatgattataccccccccccccaattatacaaattacaaaaattattattacgCATCAAATTCACACATTTTCCCCTTTTATACTTTGACCATTCTTAAGTTGTGTTTCTTATACCTATTTATACTTCATGAAGTTGAATGGCTGACCAGCTCTTGTTGCTGGCTTCTTCCATTCTTCGAAATCGAACaatagggtgtcgtggccgagcggataagagcaccgaccacaagctctggtgtttctgatcagcagagtgtgggttcgaatcccggtcaagacacttgtgtccctgagcaagacacttaactataattgcttctcaccacccaggggtaaatgggtacctgtgagggcagagatggttcttgtgattgatttagccgagtagcgcatattaatgttgcacaaggctgtatactccccaccagggagctgagatggtttaaggagtgatttaaggcccagtgaccaggggtaataatgtgaagcgctttgggacgccctccagttgtgaaaagcgctatataaaaacgggttattattgttattattattattattattattattattattattattattattattattattattattattattattattattattattattattattattattattattattattattattaaatattacatCCTAATGAAATTTAAATGGTCTTaatattaattgaccattgaaTGCTAAATTGATGAAAGTGAATAACTCCTATTCTATTTAatctattatatatttttttttttagttttgttttgaaggAATGGAGGAGTCCGGTTCCGAAGGGCTGGATGAGTTGATCGAATCCAAGAAAGACACATTCTTTAAGGTAAGAGCAGATCGTCTGGGTTTccttttaatttaattgtttaattctggttgtgaagtcaAGGACTCTCAGTTAAACGAAATTGATCACTGTACTCTAGTCAaaaacccaatggagagaagacgagGAAGGAAGTATCAGTTTTAAATGAGGGAAGACAACCCCAGAGAATTGATCCAGGGAAAAACCTCCACAGTCAAGAAGGGACTGAAAACTGAGCTATGAAGCACAGCGGTATACTCCCTTCGGTTTGCCCTAAGAATCACATTTGTTCAACCTGGGCACTGAAAAACCTTTACTGTTAGCCAAGACATGCCATTGTGTGGTCTCACTTATGATATTTCGAGACGGACAATCCCAAGTTCACCTGCAATTGTTGTCAAATCCCTCTCGGTTTTTTATTTATGCGTTGGAATTCCTCTACACAGGCTTGATTTATGATCTTCTTTTCTCCTAGGATGTTGACTACGTGTGCATCTCTGACAACTACTGGCTGGGAAAGAACAAACCTTGTATTACATACGGCCTAAGGTACGCTAAACAAATTTTATGAAAATGTTGAAGAGGGTCTCAAAGGTCAAGTTAAGTTTTGTGGTGTACCCTTTTtcgaatacatgtacatgtagataggtCCTTGTGAAAGCGGAAATCTAATCTCACGTAAAAATAGTGTAAAATGTCAGCTTATTTGATACTCaattagaggcactggacactgtttcaATGAACTGTAGATAATcgtgatagcgccctcaagagtttatcctaacatatgcataaaaaaaacttggactagattggtcatcaaagttgcaagagaataatgaaagagaaaacacccttattgcacacattgtgtgctttcctttcagatgcataattgGAGGCTTCATCTAAAGTCTTTCAatgtttgagtgaaaaattacctcttttacGGAATACTTACAAGGGAGCCGCTTTGAATAATGTTttgtacaatcaacagctctccattgccaaTATTGTCAAgtgccattaaagccattggacactttctgaacaaaaaacaaattaaaagttcacagatttacaaataacttacagggttaacagaaggtaatggtgaaagacttctcttgaaatattattctatgaaatgctttactttttgagaaaacattaaaacaattttcaattctcgatatcgagaataacagattgatttgaaacacatggcatgacacgacgaaacgtgcggaaacaagggtgggttttcccgttattttctcctgactccgatgaccgattgagcaaaaattttcacaggtgtgttattttatatataagttgtgatacaccaagtgtgggcctttggacaatactttttaccgctgttgtgcgattgctttaatgtCATTTTTTGGGGTCCCTTCCACAGGGGGATAGCTTATTTCTTCATCGAGGTTGAATGTGCAAGGAAAGATCTTCACTCTGGGGTCTATGGTGGATCTGTGTGAGTATTTCAACCAAAGTAGAGCATTTAAAAACTGCGAAAACAAACTGATGAATTTCGGCTAAGCGCtgataaaataatttataaaatggGGTACTCTGTTGGGATTAAGTCCTTAAATTTATTTCAATGAGAGATCACCTAACATTACATGTGTAAATCTTTTATgattagtgttggttctgaaaagaacagggcccagtttcatggctccgcttaccgccgaattctgcgcttacgatcacgattccccgcttacgtgcaagcgccaaatttctgcgctagccttgtaagcatagaatgtcGAGTAACTTAAAGTACGcgcgcgcagaagcccaaatttgccgctaaccgtGAAATATGGTagccgtaagcgcagaattcgtggaaaattacttctttctcaaaaactacgtcacttcagagggagctgtttctcacaatgttttatactatcaacctctccccattacttgtcatcaagaaaggttttacaatgataattattttgagtaattacacgtaccaatagtgtccactgcctttaaatcctgTAAATAACTTTAATTTCTACAGGCATGAAGCCATGACGGATCTTATAGCTTTGTTAGATAGCTTGGTTGACGTCAGCGGTCATATCAAGGTTCCTGGTGTGTATGATAAAGTGGACAAACTCTCAGCCGAAGAGGCCAAGCTATATGACAACATTGACTTTGACTTGGTAAGTGATGGCCCGACTGAGGATTTATTCCCAACTGAGGATTTGTGCCCAACCGATGATTTATGCCCAACTGATGATCTGTGCCCAACTGATGATCTGTGCCCaactgggccaaattttatggctctgcttaccaccagaTTCTGCgattacgatcacgattccccgcttacgtgcaagcgccgaatttctgcgctagcctcgTAAGCGTAGAATGACTAGTACTGTGGAGTACGCAAGCGCAGAtgccaaaattcgctgctaacccgtgaaataggcttgccgttagcacagaattccctgcttccgtaagcgccgattctgtgctttatggtaagcagagccatgaaattgggccctgatgattTATGGCCCACTTAAGATGTCTCTAAAAGGATACAAAGGTTGAGAAACAAGTTGCTTGATATGCCATGGCCGAtgatgccctggtcttggccttagttgttggtgccccttcagacACAGACTTTAACAATGGAAGTAcccattgcaaaatgaaaatggccttgccctcaaacatgaaattctttGCCTGTAGTTGCACAGAGACggtgacctctgttgcccctggtcttggcctggTACCCCTTCAAAACTTTCCCACAGACTtgaaagattttccaatggatgtGCCCTTTGctaaatgaaaatggtcttgccctctcaaacatgaaattctaggcctgtaTTACACGGAGCTTTctcttgtcttggccttggtgccccatagaCTGTTGTAATCAATGTTTAAACATTTTGATCTTTTGGCTTTTGTTGTTCTGACCTTTTGCATTAAACATGTAGTTGTAAGTAGTATACTTTATCCCCAATGCGaattgtacatgtttttttaattgttttgtgtgtttgaagataatgtgtGAAATATGTGcaatataaaataatttgttgttatttgataattttttgtaattgtttgaatCAATCACTAGGCGTAAATTAATGCCATACACAAAGTTCTCCCCCAAGTTTTTCAAGACGGGGGCATTCTGGTTTTTAGGTGTGGCCTGATCAGGCtaaattcttttcttttctgtaaATCGTAATTTTTATTCTCGCCTATTGTTGTTCTGCCTTTACTGGTCTGTATTCTCCTTAtacacagggaagacaaatttcattttttttttttcaatgacaataaatatatatatttgatttgagatagcaccatgtgtgtatctacttgccaggtagagcgAGACCaatcaagaactgactccgcggtagtacattTAAtcacaatcctataagctaaagtagtagtcccagcctattttctataccatccgtccAGGTAATAGataaaaaaagcaggacagttcttttcagaactgagaagtctcccgaactcctgaacatctactccgctgtagtagaataaagcaagacagttctctaagaacaaactctacctggcaagtagatactgCAAATcgaatatatattgatacctcaacatgcaatgcctcaaatcctacagACAATAAATATGTTTTATCTTTGAACAGGGcctagtttcatagagctgcttaagcacaaaattttgcttagcaaaaaacacCTTGCTTAGTataatcagattaccagccaagactccactcaattgttatgcttagtaaACAACAGCCAAATACCAGTCAGAAGCAATGTGTATAGCATAAAATGTTGGCCAGtaatatgtgtaaaataagcgagctattttcgtgcttaagcaattttttgtttaagcagctctatgaaactggccccTGAAGTCCTCGGAATATTATGCATTTGGTGTACGATTGACCCAGATTCCCCTCTGATTTGCAGGAGGAGTATCGGCAGGAAATCGGTACGGAACGACTCTTACACGACACTAAGCAGAAGATATTGCAACATCGTTGGAGGAACCCTTGCTTGTCAATCCATGGTAAGGAAAGATAGGAAGTATAATTTGGCATCAGTGTTTGTAGCCATGGCGGGCGGTGCTGGGGCGTGTTTTGGCAACCATGACCAGAAACAAGTTTCTGACATCAAATTCACTGACTGAAACAATTTCAGAGAGCTAGGCAAAAACGGGTCGGTAACCAGAAACAGTTCATGACGTAGGTACATCTCTTGAAAATTTTAGTTCTCAAAATATATAGCTGTCATTTTATTATCGTGTAATGGAAGCATTCAGCGCACATCCACTCTTTTTGTTGGCATGGAGAATAAATATCCAGATCCAGCTgcgagttaaaggaacacgttgccttggatcaggcgagttggtctttgaaaagcgtttgaaaccgtttgttataaaatgcataaggttagaaagatgttttaaaagtagaatacaatgatccacacaaagttgcctcgaaattgcatggttttccttttattatgCGAACTAACATTTAAGGGagttaaaaatttgactcccataaatggccgaccgtgtttgtcgactaggtaaaaggaaaaccacgcaatttcgagtgatacgtgtgtggatcactatattctacttttaaaatgtctttctaatcatatgcattttatagcacacggttacaaacgccttttaaaggccaactcgtccgatcaaaggcaacgtgttcctgtaagatgattagcctcccaaattattatcaTTCTTACCCGTAAACTAACAAGAACAACTTGAATCCATTTTCAGGCATCCAGGGAGCATTCGATGGTGCAGGTTCCAAGACGGTCATTCCTCGCAAAGTCATCGGCAAATTCTCCATCCGTCTGGTTCCCCACCAATGCCCTTCAGAAATTGACCAGCTGGTCATCAAGTACCTGACTGAAATACACGCCGAACGAGGCTCCCCGAACAAAGTAACGTAAGTATGGTTTGAATATTTGAGTGGGGAGATGGTCTGGAAGTTTTTCGTTTGTGGTCGCATCAGGTTTATTTCTCTTAACTTTGTAATATTAATGGAACAcgttggatcagacgagttggtctttgaaaagcgtttgaatacgtttgttataaaatgcataatgggtagaaagatgttttaaaagtagaatacaatgatccacacaaatttgcatcgaaattccttttactttgcgagctaatacggtcggccatttatggaagtcaaaaatttgactcccataaatggccgaccgtgttaataatagtcgacgaggtaaaagaaaaacgatgcaatttcgagtgatacttgtgtggatcatttattatattctacttttaaaacatctttccaaccatatgcattttataacaaacggattcaaacgcttttcaaagaccaactcgtttCTTTAATCTTATTTAAGGTCTCTAGTTCAAATCCAGCTCTaatcaattttctttgttcaaccccaaattgttgaaaatttacccagtcagtttcccttgaatTCCCTTGAAAGAAAGAAACCGTATTCCCTGAGGGTTATCCCCTGGCTGTCGCTTCCGGTTTGTATCATAAACtagggtgtgatccctggctacctGGCAGTATAATGTTTGTGACTTCTAACTGGCACCACACAA
This region of Asterias amurensis chromosome 22, ASM3211899v1 genomic DNA includes:
- the LOC139953825 gene encoding cytosolic non-specific dipeptidase-like, whose translation is MAEEFLPKLFSYIDAHQDEYVERLATAVAIQSVSAWPEKRSEIKRMLEVVAKDLREPSVGATIELIDVGTQEMEDGQVIPLPPILLGHLGNDPKKKTVCIYGHLDVQPAKKEDGWDTDPFVLTEIKGKMYGRGSTDDKGPVLAWLNVIEAYRALGQDIPINIKFCFEGMEESGSEGLDELIESKKDTFFKDVDYVCISDNYWLGKNKPCITYGLRGIAYFFIEVECARKDLHSGVYGGSVHEAMTDLIALLDSLVDVSGHIKVPGVYDKVDKLSAEEAKLYDNIDFDLEEYRQEIGTERLLHDTKQKILQHRWRNPCLSIHGIQGAFDGAGSKTVIPRKVIGKFSIRLVPHQCPSEIDQLVIKYLTEIHAERGSPNKVTVSSGHLGESWLSDFDHPHYMAGRRAIKTVFGMEPDMTREGGSIPVTLTLQNATQKNVMLLPMGACDDSAHSQNEKMDRSNYINGAKLIGAYFEEVAKLD